Proteins encoded together in one Solanum lycopersicum chromosome 7, SLM_r2.1 window:
- the LOC101250029 gene encoding uncharacterized protein: MSKSGEVSWKSENLGKRRWTFVVFLGILILHGLAIFVFTRGFLLTRTELSQYSHCSDIQQSPCFSPPQDDQMVNHSKGCWTKPAVDRIVIIVLDALRYDFVAPSTFFDEKKPWMDRLQVLHKLASQPGSFAKIFKAIADPPTTSLQRLKGLTTGGLPTFIDVGNSFGAPAIIEDNLIYQMAKNGKRVVMMGDDTWVQLFPQHFNISHPFPSFNVKDLDTVDDGCVEHLFPYLYQEDWDVLIAHFLGVDHAGHIFGVDSTEMIEKLEQYNGILEKVVDVLESQSGPGGLHENTLLLVMGDHGQTINGDHGGGAPEEVETSLFAMSLQKNPSSLPSETDSSSCRLDMEKRKICTSSIEQLDFAATVSALLGIPYPFGSIGRVNPELYALAAGTWNLDIFTPEGGINLSGSERWMQNYVNVLCMNTWQVKRYIDVYSASSVIGFSDKDMSHVSNLYAQAHDNWLHTKEAVLNCKSESCSTLLPQLKKQVEAYSNFLSSITALARSKWTEFNLKMMGTGLCILVLSLFVHIFIIKKLDKLCSCYLPCGGNFVVSFEAIFAYAAVLIRSFSFLSNSFILEEGKTASFLLATAGMLQLRHAIVKKKMFLEGLLFVLVVPLLRFGIELGQSKQAVNSLFLKSFASWTVSVDNGTNLWIYVADILPFLALVILAYILYYKSIRHSSCRGIFKLVAVGTIFASSLIALAWALDGNLFSPSTVIVDIKAYWIPRIIYVVGLLQLFLLAISQLFGKEKTSGWEEGTIVKATAMLSAWSSTIIILSGKQGPLVALAAVIQGWCVIRLMTLERAKNDYNDSSTSYSSPVAKWSLLAVCLFFCTGHWCAFDGLRYASAFVGFDEFNLIRQAALLTIDTFGFSHILPVMGLPLIVACRRHPEVQAEKRKPLFFLQLCQVYLMYGLTMAISMTFTIICVTIQRRHLMVWGLFAPKFVFDAVGLLLTDLFICLASLYYFT, from the coding sequence ATGTCGAAGAGTGGTGAGGTTTCATGGAAAAGTGAGAATTTGGGAAAGCGGAGATGGACTTTCGTGGTGTTCCTTGGGATACTGATACTTCATGGATTGGCTATTTTCGTCTTCACCAGAGGATTCCTCCTAACTCGCACTGAACTTTCACAATATAGTCACTGCTCTGATATTCAACAATCTCCATGCTTCTCTCCTCCTCAAGATGATCAAATGGTTAACCATTCCAAAGGGTGCTGGACGAAACCGGCTGTTGATCGAATTGTTATCATTGTTCTTGATGCTCTCAGGTATGACTTTGTTGCTCCAAGTACCTTTTTTGATGAGAAAAAACCGTGGATGGACAGATTGCAGGTGTTGCACAAGTTGGCATCTCAGCCAGGTTCATTTGCTAAGATCTTTAAAGCTATTGCTGATCCTCCTACAACCAGTTTACAACGTCTAAAGGGATTAACAACTGGTGGGCTTCCAACTTTTATTGATGTGGGTAACAGCTTTGGAGCACCGGCTATCATTgaagataatttaatttatcagATGGCTAAGAATGGCAAGCGAGTTGTGATGATGGGGGATGACACGTGGGTTCAACTGTTTCctcaacattttaatatatctcATCCGTTCCCTTCATTTAATGTTAAAGACCTTGACACGGTAGATGATGGCTGCGTTGAACACTTGTTTCCATACCTGTATCAAGAAGATTGGGATGTACTTATAGCACATTTTCTTGGCGTGGATCATGCCGGACATATTTTTGGTGTCGATTCCACTGAAATGATAGAAAAGTTGGAGCAGTACAATGGGATTTTGGAGAAAGTTGTTGATGTCCTGGAAAGCCAAAGTGGACCTGGCGGGTTACATGAAAATACACTGCTTCTTGTGATGGGTGATCATGGGCAAACCATCAACGGTGATCATGGTGGAGGTGCTCCAGAAGAGGTTGAAACATCGCTATTTGCTATGAGTTTGCAAAAGAATCCGTCTTCCTTACCGTCTGAAACTGATAGCTCATCTTGTCGACTTGACATGGAGAAGAGAAAGATATGTACTAGCTCCATTGAGCAGCTTGACTTTGCTGCAACAGTATCTGCTCTGCTTGGCATTCCTTATCCTTTTGGAAGCATCGGGCGTGTTAATCCTGAACTGTATGCATTAGCTGCTGGTACTTGGAACTTGGACATCTTTACCCCTGAAGGTGGAATAAATCTCTCAGGATCAGAAAGGTGGATGCAGAACTACGTCAATGTCCTCTGCATGAATACATGGCAGGTGAAAAGATACATTGATGTATATTCAGCTTCATCAGTGATAGGATTTTCAGACAAAGATATGTCTCATGTATCGAACCTCTATGCTCAGGCCCATGATAATTGGTTACATACCAAAGAAGCTGTTTTGAATTGTAAAAGTGAAAGTTGTTCAACATTGTTACCTCAACTGAAGAAGCAAGTGGAAGCTTATTCTAATTTCCTGTCAAGTATTACTGCACTTGCTCGTTCCAAATGGACAGAGTTCAATCTAAAGATGATGGGCACTGGTTTATGCATCTTGGTGCTCTCTCTTTTTGTTCACATTTTTATCATCAAGAAGTTGGACAAACTATGCAGTTGCTATCTTCCTTGTGGTGGAAATTTTGTAGTTTCTTTTGAGGCTATTTTTGCTTATGCTGCGGTGCTGATTCGTTCTTTCAGTTTTCTTTCAAATAGTTTCATCTTGGAGGAAGGTAAAACAGCAAGTTTTCTGTTGGCCACGGCTGGAATGCTTCAGTTACGTCATGCAATAGTAAAAAAGAAGATGTTTCTTGAAGGACTTCTTTTTGTTCTGGTGGTTCCTCTTCTCAGATTTGGTATTGAACTGGGACAGTCAAAGCAGGCTGtcaattctttatttttgaagTCATTTGCTTCATGGACTGTAAGCGTTGACAACGGCACCAACTTATGGATTTATGTTGCTGATATCTtgccctttttagctcttgtcATTTTAGCTTATATACTTTATTACAAGAGCATCAGGCACAGTTCTTGTCGGGGGATATTCAAGTTAGTTGCCGTTGGAACCATATTTGCTTCTTCTCTTATAGCTTTGGCTTGGGCTTTAGATGGTAACTTATTCAGCCCTAGCACAGTTATTGTGGATATAAAAGCATATTGGATTCCTCGGATCATCTATGTTGTTGGTCTTCtgcaattatttttattagcgATATCTCAACTTTTTGGTAAAGAGAAGACTTCAGGTTGGGAGGAAGGTACAATTGTTAAAGCAACTGCCATGTTATCAGCATGGAGTTCAACAATAATCATTTTGTCCGGGAAACAAGGTCCTCTAGTTGCTCTAGCAGCAGTAATTCAAGGGTGGTGTGTAATTAGGTTGATGACGTTGGAACGAGCAAAAAATGACTATAACGACAGTTCAACTTCATATTCTTCTCCGGTGGCAAAATGGAGTCTTTTAGCTGTGTGTCTGTTTTTCTGCACTGGACATTGGTGTGCCTTTGATGGCCTCCGCTATGCTTCCGCATTCGTTGGGTTTGATGAATTCAACCTTATTCGTCAAGCAGCCCTGCTTACCATAGATACATTTGGTTTCTCCCACATTCTTCCAGTAATGGGACTTCCACTTATTGTTGCTTGCCGACGACATCCAGAAGTCCAGGCTGAGAAAAGGAAACCACTGTTTTTTCTCCAGTTATGCCAGGTGTATTTGATGTACGGACTTACTATGGCTATATCTATGACATTTACAATTATATGTGTTACTATTCAAAGGCGACACTTGATGGTATGGGGTTTATTTGCTCCAAAGTTCGTCTTTGATGCTGTGGGTCTTCTTCTTACAGACCTCTTCATATGCCTTGCATCACTGTACTATTTTACATGA